One Leuconostoc mesenteroides subsp. mesenteroides ATCC 8293 genomic window, TTAGCAATCCACCGCGATTTTCACCATGAACAGTCAAATCAGCATCATAATTAGGTTTTGAGCCATTTTCATCTTCCCACTGTACATCCACAAGACGTTGTCCTTGAAGTTGAGCGGCTCGAATATTTGGGCACCCCACACGATGAACAGAAATACCACGTCCCTTCGTGATATAACCTTTAACATCGTCTCCTGGAACTGGTGTACAACATCGACCTAAACGTACTAATAAATTATCCACTCCTGCAATAACAATATCATCAGCCGTTGATTTTTGTCGTTTGGTGAAAGCTGTTTCATCACGAGTGATTTCGTGGCCTTCCTCCAGCATTTCACGCTGTAATTCTGCTGTAGCAGCTTCCTCATTAGCCTCTCGTATCTTTTCGGTTAATTTATTAGCCACACCAGGTACAGCAATATCGCCAAATCCTATTGCTGCCAACATATCATCTGGCGTATGATAGTGCATCTTATCTGCGGTTTCTTGAATATTTTCTGGCGTCAGAATCTCAGCAGGATTGAAATTATTGTCTCTTAGGTTTTTAGCTAACAATTCACGCGCTGCGGCGATGTTGTCTTCTCTATCCAACTGCTTAAAATACTGCTTAATTTTGTTTCGTGCTCGGCGTGTCGAAACAATCTCTAACCAGTCACGGCTTGGTTTAGCATTAGCAGAAGTGATAATTTCTATAATATCACCGGTTTTTATTTTATAATCCAGTGGTACGATTCGACCATTTATTTTTGCACCAGTTGTTTTAATCCCAATATTTGTATGGATTGAAAACGCCATATCCAACGGTCCGGCACCTTTAGCCAGTTCGAACACATCACCACGAGGTGTAAACGCATAAACACGATCAGAAAACAAATCACCCGTTACACCATCCATAAAGTCTTCGGCATTTTTGGCATTTTCTTGCAGTTCTAATATGCCTTGGATGACATTTAAGGCTTGCTGACTGTTATCATCGACATTTGCCTCTTTATTTGAGCCCCGATTTTTTTTATATGCCCAATGTGCAGCTACTCCATATTCAGCCACTTCATGCATATGATGCGTACGAATTTGCACTTCCAATGGACGTCCGTCAGGACCAATAACTGTGGTATGTAAACTTTGATATCCGTTCGCTTTTGGCAATGCAATATAATCTTTAAAACGGCCAGGAATCGGTGTCCATTTTGAGTGTATTGCTCCTAATACAGCATAAGTGTCCGGAATCGAATCCGTTAATACACGAACAGCCAATAAATCATAAATTTCTTCAAAAGCCTTATGCTTATCCACCATTTTTCGATAAATTGAGTAAATATGCTTTGGACGACCATACACATCAACATGACTTAATTCAAGATCTTTTATCGCACCATTAATCTGGTCTACTGCTTCCTGTACGTAGCTAATTCGTTCTTCGCGCTTCATATTCATCAGTGAAGCAATATGATAATATTGCTCGGGATCAATATAACTTAAGGATAAGTCTTCAAGTTCCCACTTAATCGTACTAATACCAAGGCGGTCAGCCAGTGGCGCGTAGATTTCCAATGTTTCTTTTGCAATGCGCTTTTGTTTTTCTTCCCGTAAAGCGCCTAAAGTGCGCATATTGTGCAAACGGTCGGCTAACTTAACAATAATCACACGTATGTCTTTTGACATAGCTAAAAGCAACTTACGATGGTTTTCTGCAAGCTGTTCTTGTGAACTTTGATATTGAATTTTACTAATTTTCGTTACACCATCAATAATTTGGGCAATTGTTTCTCCAAAATTATCTCGAACATCCTGTAACGTAGCCGTCGTATCCTCAACAACATCATGAAGATAGCCTGAAATAACCGTTGCCGTATCCATCTTCAGTTCTGCCAAAATACCAGCAACTTGAATTGGATGAATAATATATGGTTCCCCAGACTTACGTTTCTGCTCCTTGTGCAACTCTGACGCCCATTCGTAGGCCTTTTTAACATTTTTTGTATCTGATTCGGACATGTATTGTCCGACCATCTCGAGGACTTCCGGTCCTGTATAATGCTTTGTTTTTGCCATATTTTAGCGTATAATGTGTGACCATTTATCCATGTTTCAGTGTTTGATACACTACTGTCTTAAACAAGCTAGATCCACTGATTTCAAAGATGTCGCACACAATTCCCTTCATGGATTCCGGAGAGTACAAAATCACTTAACAAAACGATTTGCACCTTATTAACGCTTTACAATGCGTACTCTCATTATAAGCAAAATTTAATTTTTTCACAAGCCACGTTTAAATCTGTGCACGAGTGAGTCATAAGCGCTAAAATTAAATAATAAACTTTACTTGTTTAATTATTTAAAAATAGGGAGATAACGTGCTTAGTCATGTCAAAAAATCAAGAAAAATCTCTTTGGAAACGTAACGTATTGGTCCTTTGGTTTGGTGTGTTTATGACAGGAATCGCTCTGAGTGAAGTCATGCCATTTCTTTCTTTGTACATTGACACCTTAGGCCATTTTAGTAAAAATCAGCTAACATTTTATTCTGGGGCAATTTTCTCTGTGTCATTTTTAGTTATGGCGATCGTGTCCCCTTTATGGGGGAATCTCGCTGATAGAAAAGGTCGCAAATTAATGATGCTTCGTGCTGCACTTGGTATGGCGATTGTCCTATTTTTAATGGGGTATGTCACTAATGTTTGGCAATTATTCATTCTTCGTGCCCTTCAAGGTGCTACGGGCGGCTATATTTCCAATTCAAATGCCTTAATTGCCACACAAACCCCGAAAGAACACGCCGGTCACGCACTTGGCATTTTGGTAACTGGTATGACAGCTGGTAATTTACTTGGTCCACTATTTGGTGGTACTTTAGCTTCAGTTGTTTCATATCGTATGTCTTTTCATATCACCGGTATCATTTTATTTTTGGTATTCATACTGACCATGTTTTTTGTTAAAGAGGAGCCTCACGTAGCCCCTGCTGATTCAAATCCAACGTCAACAGCTGATCTCTGGCACGCACTACCAAACAAACAATTAATTTTTGGACTATTTATTACTACAATGTTAGTACAAACAGTCAATACCTCCATCAATCCCATTATCAGTCTGTTTGTCCGCGAGTTAACAAACAACAGTAACAACACTACCTTTCTCGCCGGTGTCGTGGCAGCAATGCCTGGTATTGCAACAGTTTTTGCAGCGCCACAGTTTGGAAAAATTGGTGACCGCGTGGGTACACACAGAATGATAAAAATTGGTTTTTGTATTGCTATCGCTGCATTAGTCCCAACAGCATTTGTAACAAGTGTCTTCATGCTAATGGTATTTCGATTTATTATTGGTATTAGTGATGCCACCATGTTACCAGCTGTGCAGACCTTGCTATCTAAAAACTCACCCTCAGCAATGACTGGCCGAATCTTCAGCTATAATCAAAGTTTCCAATCAATCGGAAGTGTCATGGGTCCAATGTTTGGTGCCCTAGTAGCCAGTGTATTTGATTATCGAGGTATTTTTATTTTCAGTGCTTTGTTAATCGTATTGAATGCTATCCTGTTTAACTTTAACACCAAATCTTTGAGAAAATAAGCATACAAAAAGGATGAACTTTATGATTCATCCTTTTTGTATGCTTCAAGTTTTCTCAAGTCAACAGTTGCTTCTGTCCATCTTTGTAACGGCACATAATCATGGCGCTTATTAAAAGATAATTTTTCTTGTGATAGTACAGCAACACTTTGATTATTTTCTGTCAAAAATACTTGCCCAGTATGTTTGTACTTTCCTTTTGTATGTTTTCCAGTTCGCCACCTGTGCAAAGTCGCGCCATCTTTAGGAACATAGTTTCCTGACAGATCCTGCTCAACTACAATACCTGTAAACAGATGTGTTTCATACTTGTCTTTACTCATAATATTTGATGCCCACCCCTAATTCAAATCTTGTACCATCAATAGGCTCTGTGGGTTGCAAGTGGAGCTCATAATCAATATTGGAAGCCGCTAAGCGGACATCTGTTTGTAGTGTCAATTTATTAACATTATCCAATAACTTTCTATCTTGCTCCGTCATCCGATCTAACAATGATCGAACTGTCATACGTAGCCACTGAACCTGCATTACTTTGCTTATAAAGGCAACTTGTCCAAATGGCATAGGACGTAACCATGTATCATAACTGATGTTTGAGACTTCAACATGATCTACCCAGTCATTACCATTTTGACACCATATTACCTGGTACACGCCTGGATTTTCCAGATGTGTTTGTGTTAGCTCTTTTGGCAAATCAACAATTTGTGGCACAATTCGCATTTCACCGACCATGTGTTGGGTGATGTTAATTGGATAAATTTGATGCCCATCAGAAAATACGTTTAAGGCAAATTCAGTTTGTGTTGTTTCCGGTCCACTTGGTGTATGCTTTTCCTTTGGCAAAATCAACACGTTCTGATTGAGTTCGCGTAATGCCTTAATTAACTTACGTCGATTCCCTGGAACAATTATGGCTATCGGATTTTCGAGTTCAACAACCTTCATGACGTCTGAAATTTCCAATGGCTCCAAATATTGCTTATCAGCCAAATTTTGCATCAGCGTTGCATCACTAGCGTTATTATTCATAATTACAGTATGGTACTGCAGACGTCGTAGTTCAGATAACACAACGGTTGTCGCATAACCACCAGATGCAGCATCCCCTAGTCTAAATGCACCACTACCGATGACCAGAACAGTATTATCACTGACCTGTTCAGATTCATTTTCTTCTTCGTAAGTCGAGTAATATTGACGTGCATTCTCTGGAAACTCACCGGCCGATGGTTCTAAAGCTTTATAAGTTGGGTCAATGTTGTGTTCCTTTGTTAAGGCTCGAATAATTTTAAAATCGGTATCCCAAAAAAGAGCAATTAGACCATCTGATAAGCCATACCTTTTACCACGCCGCAATGACACGATACTGTCTACATCTTTTTCAATCTCAAGTTCTAATTGCAATAGATGCCTTAATTGATAAAAGTAAAATTCGTCAATATTTGTTAATTCGGCTAACTCGTCAATTTCGTAACCACGTTTTATGGCTTCAATGAGTAGCAACACACGATTATCTTCAGGATGAATTAGCTGCTGGATTAATGCGTCATCACTAACATGTGCCATATTTGTTGGTGAAAATGTGGCATTGTTAAAATGTGCCGATCGAATGGCTTTTTCGAGAGCCTCAATGAATGTACGCCCAAACCCAATCGTCGAGCCAACAGACTTTTGTATACTATTCAGCTGTCGATTCACCGAAACATTGGATTCCTCTAACTCACCGAATGGAAAAATTGGCAACTTTACCGTGATATGATCCATCATCGGTTCCATCATAGCCATTTTTTGACCAAAATCGTGTGAAAGCACAATGTCTTCTAACGCAATACCCATCGCCAAGTTAATGGCTACTAGCATTACTGGATATCCAGTTACAAGCGCCATACGACTAGACATTTGATCAATATAGGGTGAAACCTTAATGATATAAATAGCACCTGTCGTATCGTCAAAGGCAAATTGAACGTGCATTACACCTTGTAATTCTAATAAATCAGCAACTTGGAAGGCATACATCCTCATTTTTTCCAAAATTTGGTCTTGAATCGTTAATGTTGGTGACACACTTAATGAATCAGCAGTATGAATACCAATTGGATCCATATCCTCACTGGCACCGATTTTCATCTTGTTCCCGCGAAAATCTCGTAACACTTCCATTCCAATTTCTTTCAAACCATTTATGGCTTTAGAAATAATGATTTCTTGCGTCATTGACTGTGTTTTGGCATTATCAATTGCTTCTTCAAATTCATCTAACCGCTCAACCATCTGACGTGTATTAGTATTTTTTGGATGCAGAGATCTAATCATTAATGGGACCTGAAGCTCACGTAACAATTC contains:
- a CDS encoding RelA/SpoT family protein, producing the protein MAKTKHYTGPEVLEMVGQYMSESDTKNVKKAYEWASELHKEQKRKSGEPYIIHPIQVAGILAELKMDTATVISGYLHDVVEDTTATLQDVRDNFGETIAQIIDGVTKISKIQYQSSQEQLAENHRKLLLAMSKDIRVIIVKLADRLHNMRTLGALREEKQKRIAKETLEIYAPLADRLGISTIKWELEDLSLSYIDPEQYYHIASLMNMKREERISYVQEAVDQINGAIKDLELSHVDVYGRPKHIYSIYRKMVDKHKAFEEIYDLLAVRVLTDSIPDTYAVLGAIHSKWTPIPGRFKDYIALPKANGYQSLHTTVIGPDGRPLEVQIRTHHMHEVAEYGVAAHWAYKKNRGSNKEANVDDNSQQALNVIQGILELQENAKNAEDFMDGVTGDLFSDRVYAFTPRGDVFELAKGAGPLDMAFSIHTNIGIKTTGAKINGRIVPLDYKIKTGDIIEIITSANAKPSRDWLEIVSTRRARNKIKQYFKQLDREDNIAAARELLAKNLRDNNFNPAEILTPENIQETADKMHYHTPDDMLAAIGFGDIAVPGVANKLTEKIREANEEAATAELQREMLEEGHEITRDETAFTKRQKSTADDIVIAGVDNLLVRLGRCCTPVPGDDVKGYITKGRGISVHRVGCPNIRAAQLQGQRLVDVQWEDENGSKPNYDADLTVHGENRGGLLNDVLRSVNGRTRYVNSVNGHVTKNGMAQVSLSIGVKNSEQLTAIMDSLNNLPAVYDVERTFH
- a CDS encoding multidrug efflux MFS transporter gives rise to the protein MSKNQEKSLWKRNVLVLWFGVFMTGIALSEVMPFLSLYIDTLGHFSKNQLTFYSGAIFSVSFLVMAIVSPLWGNLADRKGRKLMMLRAALGMAIVLFLMGYVTNVWQLFILRALQGATGGYISNSNALIATQTPKEHAGHALGILVTGMTAGNLLGPLFGGTLASVVSYRMSFHITGIILFLVFILTMFFVKEEPHVAPADSNPTSTADLWHALPNKQLIFGLFITTMLVQTVNTSINPIISLFVRELTNNSNNTTFLAGVVAAMPGIATVFAAPQFGKIGDRVGTHRMIKIGFCIAIAALVPTAFVTSVFMLMVFRFIIGISDATMLPAVQTLLSKNSPSAMTGRIFSYNQSFQSIGSVMGPMFGALVASVFDYRGIFIFSALLIVLNAILFNFNTKSLRK
- a CDS encoding DUF7671 family protein; this encodes MSKDKYETHLFTGIVVEQDLSGNYVPKDGATLHRWRTGKHTKGKYKHTGQVFLTENNQSVAVLSQEKLSFNKRHDYVPLQRWTEATVDLRKLEAYKKDES
- a CDS encoding ATP-grasp domain-containing protein, with product MSNITAKNILFIGAGSNDFGLESEHDAAIYQVMPELKGHGINVFLIDENPYALSLESLAAETIWKPLTVENVKQVIKHNHIDTVLPLFGGVRAVRLWADVVQSWEHGDGLVPQTLGLSIDMLLRINNLADFTKFMAEAGLPVITSHVVKAQDDANELLRELQVPLMIRSLHPKNTNTRQMVERLDEFEEAIDNAKTQSMTQEIIISKAINGLKEIGMEVLRDFRGNKMKIGASEDMDPIGIHTADSLSVSPTLTIQDQILEKMRMYAFQVADLLELQGVMHVQFAFDDTTGAIYIIKVSPYIDQMSSRMALVTGYPVMLVAINLAMGIALEDIVLSHDFGQKMAMMEPMMDHITVKLPIFPFGELEESNVSVNRQLNSIQKSVGSTIGFGRTFIEALEKAIRSAHFNNATFSPTNMAHVSDDALIQQLIHPEDNRVLLLIEAIKRGYEIDELAELTNIDEFYFYQLRHLLQLELEIEKDVDSIVSLRRGKRYGLSDGLIALFWDTDFKIIRALTKEHNIDPTYKALEPSAGEFPENARQYYSTYEEENESEQVSDNTVLVIGSGAFRLGDAASGGYATTVVLSELRRLQYHTVIMNNNASDATLMQNLADKQYLEPLEISDVMKVVELENPIAIIVPGNRRKLIKALRELNQNVLILPKEKHTPSGPETTQTEFALNVFSDGHQIYPINITQHMVGEMRIVPQIVDLPKELTQTHLENPGVYQVIWCQNGNDWVDHVEVSNISYDTWLRPMPFGQVAFISKVMQVQWLRMTVRSLLDRMTEQDRKLLDNVNKLTLQTDVRLAASNIDYELHLQPTEPIDGTRFELGVGIKYYE